Proteins from a genomic interval of Caulobacter sp. NIBR1757:
- a CDS encoding long-chain fatty acid--CoA ligase, whose amino-acid sequence MIPGLMQTTPLVITSILRFVETAHPRVEIVSRTVEGRIHRYDYAGMGGRVRRLARALEKQGVKSGDRVATLAWNTHRHLELFYAVPGLGAVLNTVNPRLFDEQILYVLEHAESEVLLYDRTFQPVVERLAARMSTVKTFILLADEDSHDAGTVGTLNYETLIAAESDADFPWPTLDENGGAFLCYTSGTTGDPKGVLYSHRAVVLHAMAAGLNSAFGLTAFDVVMPCSSLYHATAWGLPFTAPINGCKLVLPAEKMDAVSLGELIANEGVTFSGGVPTIWTMYLAHLDQTGGTVGTLKRVIIGGSAVPRAMAETFKRKHGVQVLQIWGMTETCPLGVVATPTPGLAAGGEDHVDEVIWTRQGRLQFGIELKIVQEDGTEAPRDGETSGALMVRGPWTIQRYFRKETDAADADGWFDTGDIATLDADGFMRITDRAKDVIKTGGEWISSIDLENIAVACPGVKIAAVFGVPHPKWEERPLLVIEVHEGHDVTKEAVLAFLEPRIVKWWMPDDVIFEPVPLTATGKIDKKVLREAHRDRLS is encoded by the coding sequence TTGATCCCCGGCCTGATGCAGACCACCCCGCTGGTCATCACCTCGATCCTGCGCTTCGTCGAGACCGCCCACCCGCGCGTCGAGATCGTCTCCCGCACCGTCGAGGGCCGCATCCATCGCTACGACTACGCCGGCATGGGAGGGCGCGTCCGCCGCCTGGCCCGCGCCCTCGAGAAACAGGGTGTCAAATCCGGCGACCGCGTCGCCACCCTGGCCTGGAACACCCACCGGCATCTGGAGCTGTTCTACGCCGTGCCCGGCCTCGGCGCCGTGCTCAACACCGTCAATCCGCGCCTGTTCGACGAGCAGATCCTCTACGTCCTCGAACACGCCGAAAGCGAGGTCCTGCTCTACGACCGCACCTTCCAGCCGGTGGTCGAACGCCTCGCCGCCCGCATGTCGACGGTGAAGACCTTCATCCTGCTGGCCGACGAAGACAGTCACGACGCCGGAACCGTCGGGACCCTCAACTACGAGACCCTCATCGCCGCCGAGAGCGACGCCGACTTCCCCTGGCCGACCCTCGACGAGAACGGCGGCGCCTTCCTCTGCTACACCTCCGGCACCACCGGCGATCCCAAGGGCGTGCTCTACAGCCACCGCGCCGTCGTCCTGCACGCCATGGCCGCCGGCCTGAACAGCGCCTTCGGCCTGACCGCCTTCGACGTGGTCATGCCCTGTTCCAGCCTCTACCACGCCACCGCCTGGGGCCTGCCCTTCACCGCCCCGATCAACGGCTGCAAGCTGGTCCTGCCGGCCGAGAAGATGGACGCGGTCAGCCTCGGCGAACTGATCGCCAACGAGGGCGTCACCTTCTCTGGCGGCGTGCCGACCATCTGGACGATGTATCTCGCCCACCTCGACCAGACCGGCGGCACGGTCGGCACCCTGAAGCGGGTCATCATCGGCGGCTCGGCCGTCCCCCGCGCCATGGCCGAGACCTTCAAGAGAAAGCACGGCGTCCAGGTGCTGCAGATCTGGGGCATGACCGAGACCTGCCCGCTGGGCGTCGTCGCCACCCCCACGCCTGGCCTGGCCGCCGGCGGCGAGGACCACGTCGACGAGGTCATCTGGACCCGCCAGGGTCGGCTGCAGTTCGGCATCGAGCTGAAGATCGTCCAGGAAGACGGGACCGAAGCCCCCCGCGACGGCGAGACCAGCGGCGCCCTGATGGTGCGCGGCCCCTGGACCATCCAGCGCTACTTCCGCAAGGAGACCGACGCCGCCGACGCCGACGGCTGGTTCGACACCGGCGACATCGCCACTCTCGACGCCGACGGCTTCATGCGCATCACCGACCGCGCCAAGGACGTCATCAAGACCGGCGGCGAGTGGATCAGCTCCATCGACCTTGAGAACATCGCCGTCGCCTGCCCGGGCGTGAAGATCGCCGCCGTCTTCGGCGTGCCGCATCCCAAGTGGGAGGAACGCCCCCTGCTGGTCATCGAGGTCCACGAGGGCCATGATGTCACCAAGGAAGCGGTGCTGGCCTTCCTCGAACCGCGCATCGTCAAATGGTGGATGCCGGACGACGTCATCTTCGAGCCCGTGCCGCTGACCGCCACCGGCAAGATCGACAAGAAGGTCCTGCGCGAGGCGCACAGGGACCGGCTGAGCTAG
- a CDS encoding exopolysaccharide biosynthesis polyprenyl glycosylphosphotransferase yields MTTSPAPQPAEEPWVAAAKALRDDLRRGAAPEPETEESDRRGPLRPARLPPLRNRIQGQLVGRLFRIVDAGSLAALALTGAHLATPQGWINASLAQVTPYAAGALVMAWLLGGVGLYRFPRYGRLWTRLTRLVAAFGLGGLLLTAGVWLVGGSPPSPVLTSWFAMAFISLALLQTIWWAMVRRWRNRGLLTPNIVIVGATEVADRLIAAALASREVNVIGVFDDRLGRAPPRMQGVPVLGDLDALIGHRIMPYVDQVVIAVTSAAKPRVRMITERLSVLPNDICLVVDLDGEAAQNAIINRIADAPLARVSGVATDERRAALKRLQDLGIGLLALVLLAPVMAVVAVLIKLDSPGPIFFRQRRHGFNNEEIRVWKFRSMKHELTDHTASKQVTGDDDRVTPVGRFIRRTSLDELPQLFNVLAGEMSLVGPRPHAVGMKTGDTESSRLVEEYAHRHRLKPGMTGWAAVNGSRGPVDTPELVQRRVALDIDYIERQSFWLDLYIMAMTIPCLLGDRHVVR; encoded by the coding sequence ATGACCACATCCCCCGCCCCGCAGCCGGCCGAAGAGCCATGGGTCGCCGCCGCCAAGGCCCTGCGCGACGACCTGCGCCGGGGCGCGGCGCCCGAGCCGGAGACCGAAGAGAGCGACCGCCGCGGCCCGCTGCGTCCGGCCCGCCTGCCGCCGCTGCGCAATCGAATCCAGGGCCAGCTGGTCGGGCGATTGTTCCGCATCGTCGACGCCGGCTCGCTGGCCGCCCTGGCCCTGACCGGCGCCCACCTGGCCACGCCGCAAGGCTGGATCAACGCCAGCCTGGCGCAGGTCACTCCCTATGCCGCTGGCGCCCTGGTGATGGCCTGGCTGCTCGGCGGCGTCGGCCTCTATCGTTTCCCCCGCTACGGCCGGCTGTGGACCCGGCTGACGCGGCTTGTCGCCGCCTTCGGCCTCGGCGGCCTCCTGCTGACCGCCGGCGTCTGGCTGGTCGGCGGATCGCCGCCCTCGCCGGTGCTGACCTCCTGGTTCGCCATGGCCTTCATCAGCCTGGCCCTGCTGCAGACCATCTGGTGGGCCATGGTCCGGCGCTGGCGTAACCGGGGTCTGCTGACCCCCAACATCGTCATCGTCGGCGCCACCGAGGTCGCCGACCGCCTGATCGCCGCCGCCCTGGCCTCGCGCGAGGTCAACGTCATCGGCGTCTTCGACGACCGTCTGGGCCGGGCCCCGCCGCGCATGCAGGGGGTGCCGGTGCTCGGCGACCTCGACGCCCTGATCGGCCACCGCATCATGCCCTATGTCGACCAGGTGGTGATCGCCGTCACCTCGGCCGCCAAGCCCAGGGTGCGGATGATCACCGAACGGCTCAGCGTCCTGCCCAACGACATCTGCCTGGTCGTCGACCTGGACGGCGAAGCGGCCCAGAACGCCATCATCAACCGCATCGCCGACGCCCCGCTGGCCCGCGTCTCCGGCGTCGCCACCGACGAGCGGCGCGCCGCCCTCAAGCGCCTGCAGGATCTCGGCATCGGCCTTCTGGCCCTGGTGCTGCTGGCCCCGGTGATGGCCGTCGTCGCGGTGCTGATCAAGCTCGACAGCCCCGGCCCGATCTTCTTCCGCCAGCGCCGCCACGGCTTCAACAACGAGGAAATCCGGGTCTGGAAGTTCCGCTCGATGAAGCATGAGCTGACCGACCACACGGCCAGCAAGCAGGTCACCGGCGACGACGACCGCGTCACCCCGGTCGGCCGCTTCATCCGCCGCACCAGCCTCGACGAACTGCCGCAGCTGTTCAACGTCCTGGCCGGCGAGATGAGCCTGGTCGGCCCCCGCCCCCACGCCGTCGGCATGAAGACCGGCGACACCGAAAGTTCGCGCCTGGTCGAGGAATACGCCCACCGCCACCGCCTCAAGCCCGGCATGACCGGCTGGGCCGCCGTCAACGGCTCGCGCGGACCGGTCGATACGCCGGAACTGGTCCAGCGCCGCGTGGCCCTCGACATCGACTACATCGAGCGCCAGTCCTTCTGGCTCGACCTCTACATCATGGCCATGACCATCCCCTGCCTGCTGGGCGACCGGCACGTGGTGCGCTAG
- a CDS encoding lipopolysaccharide biosynthesis protein: protein MFWRGVLGYLPVNLAQGLVGLLTIVVFTRLLSPADYGVYAIAYSAMVLSHTALFTWTEAAMARFQAQARQRGEIADHMMTLYRAWSMLGLGFPLLAGAAVWLAPVHQPLKVAICAGLAAILFRSCIKLVQERRRADGEVGSAATLDIAQTIGGFAIGAVLAAIGLGGASPLLGSAAISAICLAFALPGELKLFKGGHWQPRRAREYAGYGVPISLSLILALVISSTDRFVLGAVLGEASVGIYHAGYSLANRTQDVVFVWLGMAGGPAMVSALERGGKAALVQTAREQASFMILLTLPAAVGLALVALPLSELLIGPQMAQGAARVVPWIAAGGFFSGVTTYYLHQAFTLGRRTGLLMAAMTLPAALNLLLNFVLVPRFGLDGAMWATTASYGLGAVASFALGRRVIALPLPIGTLVRAAIACVPMILVVSLLPDMDEVPELALKAGLGALAYGVTAWLLDAGGLRSHGRTLLRTLRPGAAT from the coding sequence ATGTTCTGGCGTGGCGTCCTCGGCTACCTGCCCGTCAACCTGGCCCAGGGCCTGGTCGGCCTGCTGACCATTGTCGTCTTCACCCGGCTGCTCAGCCCGGCTGACTACGGCGTCTACGCTATCGCCTATTCGGCCATGGTGCTCAGCCACACCGCCCTCTTCACCTGGACCGAGGCCGCCATGGCCCGCTTCCAGGCCCAGGCGCGGCAGCGGGGCGAGATCGCCGACCACATGATGACCCTCTATCGGGCCTGGTCGATGCTGGGCCTCGGTTTTCCGCTGCTGGCCGGAGCCGCCGTCTGGCTGGCGCCGGTGCATCAGCCGCTGAAGGTGGCGATCTGCGCCGGCCTCGCCGCCATCCTCTTCCGCAGCTGCATCAAGCTGGTGCAGGAGCGCCGCAGGGCCGACGGCGAGGTCGGCTCGGCCGCCACCCTCGACATCGCCCAGACCATCGGCGGCTTCGCCATCGGCGCGGTGCTGGCGGCCATCGGCCTCGGCGGCGCCTCTCCGTTGCTGGGCTCGGCCGCCATCTCGGCCATCTGCCTGGCCTTCGCCCTGCCCGGCGAGCTGAAGCTGTTCAAGGGCGGCCACTGGCAGCCCAGGCGGGCGCGGGAATACGCCGGCTACGGCGTGCCGATCTCGCTGTCGCTGATCCTGGCCCTGGTCATCTCCAGCACCGACCGCTTCGTGCTCGGCGCCGTTCTCGGCGAGGCCAGCGTCGGCATCTATCACGCCGGCTACAGCCTCGCGAACCGCACCCAGGACGTGGTTTTCGTCTGGCTGGGCATGGCCGGCGGCCCGGCCATGGTCTCGGCCCTGGAGCGCGGCGGCAAGGCGGCCCTGGTCCAGACGGCCAGGGAACAGGCCAGTTTCATGATCCTGCTGACCCTGCCGGCCGCCGTCGGCCTCGCCCTCGTCGCCCTGCCGTTGTCGGAGCTGCTGATCGGGCCCCAGATGGCCCAGGGCGCCGCCCGCGTCGTGCCGTGGATCGCCGCCGGCGGCTTTTTCAGCGGCGTCACCACCTACTACCTGCATCAGGCCTTCACCCTCGGCCGCCGCACCGGCCTGCTGATGGCGGCCATGACCCTGCCCGCCGCCCTCAACCTGCTGCTCAACTTCGTCCTCGTGCCGCGCTTCGGCCTCGACGGGGCCATGTGGGCGACGACGGCCAGCTATGGTCTCGGGGCCGTCGCCTCCTTCGCCCTTGGCCGCCGGGTGATCGCCCTGCCGCTGCCGATCGGCACCCTGGTCCGCGCCGCCATCGCCTGTGTGCCGATGATCCTGGTCGTCTCCCTGCTGCCCGACATGGACGAAGTTCCGGAACTGGCGCTCAAGGCCGGCCTCGGCGCCCTCGCCTATGGCGTCACCGCCTGGCTGCTCGACGCCGGCGGCCTGCGCAGTCACGGACGCACCCTGCTGCGCACCCTGCGCCCGGGAGCCGCCACATGA